A genomic segment from Natator depressus isolate rNatDep1 chromosome 19, rNatDep2.hap1, whole genome shotgun sequence encodes:
- the FAM110D gene encoding protein FAM110D: protein MRPVSPASSASPLGLLNRGPEYLRRQMEVGSGGRTPSAVERLEADKAKYVKTQQVINSRQEPVLRSCPPRPSPRSRRRLTLHQCHEICQSSELGRESPKQNGPRKLLPSPQSPVARRGSSKRLLRPDSLIIYRQKRDCTAVNKENAKGSGLVRRLFQGPLRDKLPSSPSSRGLDDGQQGPERDETPMVWVPVEKEAARTQSPGGGIFSPNASPVVQPPHGTQTHLPSPQSGPGPKEAKRELGRGCSLPLSEKERFFNYCGLDRDLVEVLGRERFGPAGWDAASSLLLGSAGSAGSELSGPAHSSGCEAGPEAEEPSTRLCSTVSIIERNARVIKWLYGCQRAWTTARESTV from the coding sequence ATGAGGCCTGTGTCTCCTGCAAGCAGCGCATCCCCCCTGGGGCTGCTGAACCGGGGCCCGGAGTATCTCCGCAGGCAGATGGAGGTGGGGAGCGGGGGCCGCACCCCGAGTGCCGTGGAAAGGCTGGAAGCCGACAAAGCCAAGTATGTCAAAACCCAGCAAGTGATCAATAGCCGGCAGGAGCCGGTGCTGCGTAGCTGCCCCCCGCGGCCTTCCCCTCGCAGCAGGAGGCGCCTGACTCTCCACCAGTGTCACGAGATCTGTCAGAGCTCAGAGCTGGGCCGAGAGAGCCCCAAGCAGAACGGCCCCAGGAAGCTGCTGCCTTCCCCCCAGTCCCCCGTGGCGcgcaggggcagcagcaaacgCCTGCTGAGACCAGACTCGCTCATCATTTACCGGCAGAAACGGGACTGCACGGCCGTCAACAAGGAGAATGCCAAGGGCTCCGGCCTGGTCAGGCGGCTCTTCCAGGGGCCTCTGAGAGACAAactgcccagctccccctcctccaggggcctGGACGACGGGCAGCAGGGGCCGGAGAGAGACGAGACCCCCATGGTGTGGGTGCCAGTGGAGAAGGAGGCTGCTAGAACGCAGAGCCCAGGGGGCGGCATCTTCAGCCCGAACGCGAGCCCCGTGGTGCAGCCTCCACACGGCACCCAGACgcacctgcccagcccccagTCGGGGCCAGGCCCGAAGGAGGCCAAGAGGGAGCTGGGCCgaggctgctccctgcccctctccgAGAAGGAGAGGTTTTTCAACTACTGCGGCTTGGACCGGGACCTGGTGGAggtgctgggcagggagaggTTCGGTCCTGCTGGCTGGGACGCGGCCTCCTCCTTGCTCCTGGGGAGCGCGGGCTCGGCCGGCTCGGAGCTCAGCGGGCCAGCCCATTCCAGCGGCTGCGAAGCGGGGCCCGAGGCGGAGGAGCCGAGCACGCGGCTCTGCTCGACCGTCTCCATTATCGAGCGCAACGCCCGGGTGATCAAGTGGCTCTACGGCTGCCAGCGAGCCTGGACCACGGCCAGGGAGTCCACGGTCTGA